In the genome of Caldisphaera lagunensis DSM 15908, the window TTATTTGAAGCATTTATTAATATTAAATTAGAAGAATTGCCTTGATTTAGTGAAATTTCTCCTAGATACCAAATTAATGAATCTATAACAGCTGTTTCCATTATATTTAACGCACTTGCAGGACTTGAATTAATGATTTGATTTGCATATCTCATATAAGAGCTATCAATTGAGCTTTGTAATCCTCTTGATGCCAGTTCTGAAGATATAAGGCTAAATTCATTTTGCAATTCATTTGCATATTTGATTGTTATTAAGGAATAATTTGTTCCTGTTATTATAAATATAATGTTTAAAGAGTTTTGTAACGCGTCTTCATAAACTCCAATCGCTGCAGTATAGTATCCTTTGCTCAAAAGATTATTTGCATCAGATATAAGATAATTCAGATTGTTTTCTATAGCACTTAATAGTTGTGCATCTGCAATATCACCTATTGAAGTATATTGACTTATATAATAATCAATCAAGGAATCTGCATAATTGATTGCTGTACTTGTATAAGATGAAGCAGAATTTGCTGTTGATATTATAAGTTCTGGAGTAATAAATGGTGGTGTGCTATTTGATAAAACTGCAGCATCTGCCCATGAAATAGCACTTTCTATTCTTGCCTCAGAATAAGCTAAATTTTGAGCTATGGTTATTAAAGAAGTATTTATTATGGTAGATGATACACTTTTCATATACTCAGCGTTGTAAATTGCATCAGCTATTCTACTAAATGCTGTTGCCATAAGTTCTTGTGAATATAGTGTGTTTAACCCGGAAATACTAATAAGCTTTGATTCAAGGGTATTAGCCTGGTTTATTATATTCTGCGATACATTATTTATAAAGCTTGAAATGTAATTACCTGATTTTAAAGAAATTTTATACAGCCATATAGTATAATTTACTGTTAAAGCATTGTAATAAGCTGTAAAGGCATAGCTTGCAGATGCATACGGATCTACATTTACAAGGTCTTGAGCTAATTTAAGGTTAGTTTCGGTATAGTTTATTATTTGTACCAAATTTAAAATCAATATTGTCTGATTGCTAATTGTATTTATTGTAGAATTTATTTGCTTTAATATAATTTCTGATTGATTTATGAATTCCTTAGATGCATTTTTCATAGCCAGCTCAAATTCAACATCTTTAGTAATATTTATGCTTATATTATATGGAGCAGTTTTAAATATTGCATTAGAAGCCATTAATATGCCTGATACAGGAATAAACTTTTCACAATAAGATACTCCTCCAGATATTAAATTTCCCATAGGAAAGGCTAAAGTCAAATTATGTGAAGTTGCTGCTGAGCATTTATATGATAGCCCTCCAATAGGTCCAGATAAACCTGAAGGACTTACTGCTCCTGTTATTGCATAATTATGAAGTATTGAAGTATTTAATCCGGTTGCTAAGCCATAGGTTGCAAGCATTACTCCAAAACTTCCACTAGGTCCTGAAACTGATCCAGAAGTATTTATGAAAACCTTTAGATTATAATCTTTATAATCAAGTCCTGCATAAAGCATTGCTACCATATATGCCATTTGCATGCTATACAAAGTAGAACTTTGTACTTGGCCATTGTTATCTACTGTGACTTGGCCATTACCTGGATATGATAAAGTAATTGTTGTATTTATAACTAGTCCACTATTATTACCTTCAACTGCCGGTAAGTAAAGCCAAGTTGATCTTGACCATTGTGATTGTTGAAAACTGGTTATTTGCTGTGCATATATTGGAGAAATTGTAAATAGTATTACAAAACTAATAATTAATGAAGATATAATCATCAAATTTTTCCTTTTCAATTTTAACCCCCTCCGAACACTATATATTTGGAGAGAGTTTTAACTTTGTGGTGAGAGGATTTGGGTGGTAGGAAGCAAAATAAGCTTAAGGAGGAACAAGTGGATCAAAAGGCATCTACTACAAAAGATATAAAGGTAGTTGCAACTCAAGTGATAACAAAGGATAGAGTAATTCAAAATCCAAAGCTTTTGTCTTTGCTTTATCTAATTTCCCAATTGGGAATGGTTCATGAAAGGACACTACAAATTGTTGTTGCTGAACTTAAAAATAAGGGAGTTGATCTCGGTTATCAATTCAGCCAACTTGGTAACGATCCTTACAGTGCAGCTCTTAAAAATGATATAGTTGCATTGTTATACACAGGCCTTGCTGAAGCTGAGCCTAGATACAGAAAAATAAGAGTAACAGGAGATGGAAAAGAGGTTTTAGAAAAGGCAGATTCAATAAAACCATTCCAAGATTCTTTAAACAAGATTTTAAATGAAATAAAAAACAAGGCTTCAATGGTTGATGCTGAAATAGATTTTGAAATCAGAAAAGTAAATAAACTTTCAGCCAAAAAAATAAGAAAATAATTTATTTTTGTTTATTTTTAAATATTTGAGGTTTTTAAGGATATAAACTTAGTATGTAATCTTAACCTCTTATTACATTTTAATTAATTATAAAAAGAATGGTGCAACGTTTAATGACAAAATATGTACATCTTCTTGGAAAAGAATCAAGACAAAAAATAATAGAAATATTGGCAGATGAAAGAGGAGTAAGAGAACTTGCTAACGAACTTGATATAACTCCAGCTGCAGTTAGCAAATATTTATCTGGTTTAACTCATCCATCAGATTTAGTTATTGAAAGAGCTATAAAAATAGCTAATGAAGATGAAATAAGGAAGATAGCAAAAATAGTTGAGGAAGAGTTTATTGAAGGTTTAACAAGCTTTGTTGAATGGAGTGTTGATAAAGGTGTTTTAGATACTAGGTTTTATAGAAG includes:
- a CDS encoding serine protease; protein product: MKRKNLMIISSLIISFVILFTISPIYAQQITSFQQSQWSRSTWLYLPAVEGNNSGLVINTTITLSYPGNGQVTVDNNGQVQSSTLYSMQMAYMVAMLYAGLDYKDYNLKVFINTSGSVSGPSGSFGVMLATYGLATGLNTSILHNYAITGAVSPSGLSGPIGGLSYKCSAATSHNLTLAFPMGNLISGGVSYCEKFIPVSGILMASNAIFKTAPYNISINITKDVEFELAMKNASKEFINQSEIILKQINSTINTISNQTILILNLVQIINYTETNLKLAQDLVNVDPYASASYAFTAYYNALTVNYTIWLYKISLKSGNYISSFINNVSQNIINQANTLESKLISISGLNTLYSQELMATAFSRIADAIYNAEYMKSVSSTIINTSLITIAQNLAYSEARIESAISWADAAVLSNSTPPFITPELIISTANSASSYTSTAINYADSLIDYYISQYTSIGDIADAQLLSAIENNLNYLISDANNLLSKGYYTAAIGVYEDALQNSLNIIFIITGTNYSLITIKYANELQNEFSLISSELASRGLQSSIDSSYMRYANQIINSSPASALNIMETAVIDSLIWYLGEISLNQGNSSNLILINASNNTINYGFYAIYLILGLAIGFLIAMTYITRIYKKIYY
- a CDS encoding transcriptional regulator, which codes for MTKYVHLLGKESRQKIIEILADERGVRELANELDITPAAVSKYLSGLTHPSDLVIERAIKIANEDEIRKIAKIVEEEFIEGLTSFVEWSVDKGVLDTRFYRRLNDITAKVGLVTLSQRDLNAS